TTCACCCGCAAGGGCTTCGAGTCGTTCGGCGGCCGCCGCCGGGTCGTCGGCTCGCAGCGCACTGGCAGCACGGTACTCCGGCAGCTCCGACTTGTCGGGCGCGGTCGGCTGCACGCTGACGCAGGCCGAGAGCAAGACTGCCAGGCCGGCCAGCCAGGCGAGCCGCAGCGAATGGCGGCCAGTGATGGGAGAGCCGGCGGTGACGTGTCCGGAATTGGCTTGCATGGCGTAAGGCCCCGTTGCAGGATGTGGCGAGTTCGAAATCGCGCTTGCCGCGCGCCAGTCCGGCGCCTGAGCGGCCACAGGTAAAATTCAATGAGCGAGTCGCAAAGTATCGAGGGGGGCCGCTGAGGTGTCAACGCAGAAACCCGCTCTCCACGTGGTTGCGACGCCCATCGGCAACCTTGGCGACATCACCGCTCGCGCCAGGGACATTCTCGCATCGGTCGATATCGTGCTGTGTGAAGATACGCGGCATTCGGGTCGCCTGCTGGCCGAGCTTGGCATCAAGGCGGAACTGCGCTCCCTGCATGATCATAACGAGCGGCAGCGTATCGAACAGGTGCTTGGGGACCTCGATGGCGGCAAGTCGCTGGCCCTGATCAGCGATGCCGGCACGCCGCTGATCAGCGATCCGGGTTTTGCCCTTGTCAGGGCCTTGCGTGACGCAGGGCACGATGTCGTCCCCGTCCCCGGTCCCAGTGCCGTGATCTCGGCATTGTCGGCCGCCGGCCTGCCGACCGATCGCTTTTCCTTCGAAGGTTTCCTGCCGGGCAAGTCCGGCCAGCGCCGCAAGGTGCTGGCGGCCCTCGCCAGCGATCCGCGCACGCTGGTGTTCTATGAGAGCCCGCGCCGCATCCATGCCTGCCTCGATGACCTGGCAACCGAGTTCGGTCCGGACAGGCGGGTTGTGATTGCGCGCGAGCTGACCAAGCTGCATGAGGAGTTCATCGTCGGCAGCGTTGCAGACTTGCAGGCGAGCCTCGCCGGTCGCGAATTGAAAGGCGAGTGTGTACTGATGCTTGCCGGCAACGACAGCGAGAGTTCCGGCATCGGCCTGGATG
The nucleotide sequence above comes from Gammaproteobacteria bacterium. Encoded proteins:
- the rsmI gene encoding 16S rRNA (cytidine(1402)-2'-O)-methyltransferase codes for the protein MSTQKPALHVVATPIGNLGDITARARDILASVDIVLCEDTRHSGRLLAELGIKAELRSLHDHNERQRIEQVLGDLDGGKSLALISDAGTPLISDPGFALVRALRDAGHDVVPVPGPSAVISALSAAGLPTDRFSFEGFLPGKSGQRRKVLAALASDPRTLVFYESPRRIHACLDDLATEFGPDRRVVIARELTKLHEEFIVGSVADLQASLAGRELKGECVLMLAGNDSESSGIGLDADTLLKALLEELPASKAAKLAARLTGESRQELYARASTLAGKS